The following nucleotide sequence is from Chryseobacterium sp. CY350.
AATTCAGCATGAAAGACTTAATGGGAAGTGCAATCTGGGATTATTTTCACAACGGAAATACAGAAGATCTGCAGACTGAAACTTCAATTTCCGAACTTGATGAGCTTCCGGTAGACTATCTTTTCAGAGACTTTGAAGAAATGAATAAAATTGAACAAAAAGCTTTGAAATTTGCTTTTGGAAAAGTTCTCGATATCGGAGCAGGAGCTGGTTCGCATTCGTTGTATCTTCAGAATGAAAAGAATTTAGATGTTACTGCTTTAGATATTTCTCCTAAATCTATTGAGGTTTGCCAATTGAGAGGAATTCAGAAAGCGGTTGCTCAGAATATGCTTGAATTTTCTGGGGAAACTTTCGATACCATTCTTCTTTTAATGAATGGAACTGGAATTTTCCAAAGTCTCAATGTGATTGATATTTATCTACAAAAACTTCATTCTCTTTTAAACAAAAACGGGCAAATCCTTATCGACAGTACAGATATTTTGTATATGTTCGATACCGATGATGATGGCGGAGTTTTGATTCCGGCAAATGGATACTATGGTGAACTAGATTATGTGGTTCATTATAAAGGCGATTCTGAAGATCCTATTAAATGGTTGTATCTTGATTTTAATACTTTGCAAAATGCTGCAGTAAATAATGGTTTTAAAATTGAAATGATTCTGAAGGATGAGGATTCTTATTTGGCAAGATTGACTAAAAATTGAAGCGCTTGTCATTGTGATGCAATCTACAATGTTTTTTTTAACCATTATGATGTTTAAGGATTGAAGAAAAGTTAAGTTTAACTTCGTTTTAAGTTCAGTTACTATTTTTGAAATTCTATTCTGAAAATCTCATTAAAAAATAGCTTGAAAACAGCCCATAATAATTGTTGAAAATCAGAAACAACATAAAAGCTGCAAAAATGATAGGGAATAGGAAAGATTGAGGTCTGTAGACTATTCTTTTCGGCATTGTAGTTACCCAAATTACAATTAAAATCAAAGGACCTGCAATAATTGGTAAATTTTCTAAGCTGTATCTTGATGTTGTTGCTAAATGATTTTCAATTAAAAAATTGTATACAAAATATTGTAACGGAACATAGATCATTCCAAACACAAAAGTGAAAACGGCGGGAACGTATTTTTTTAATTTTAAGAAATTTAAACTTAATAAAACTGCTCCAAAAAATGTTCCCAAAAAAAAGCTTGAAACCAAAATCAATGTTCTGGAATATAGTTTTACAGCGGACGGATCATTTGTAATATGATCTTTCCAGTCTTCTGTTTCCTCATCCTTTTTTGCTGCTTCAGTTTCTTTTTTATGTTGAATAATATTTTGAATATTGATTTTTTCTGCCTCAGTAAAAACCCGTCCTCTTTCTTCAAGGATTTCAGACGCCATTTGAACAGCTTCAGGAACGAAGCGGTTTTCGGGGTTTAAATAATTTTCCAGTTCCTTATTGGAAAGTTTACTTAAAACATTTCTTTTTACCATTATTCAGAAAAAATGGGCATCAGAAAATGCCCATTTGTATATTTTAAGATTTAAAAATTATCCAATCTCAATGCCATTTTCTACTGTTTCATCCGGCGTCACAAAAGACAACTTTCCGTCTGCTTTTGTCGTTAATAACAACATTCCCTGAGATTCTATCCCTCTTATTTTTCTCGGAGCCAGATTTAATAAAATCATTACTTGCTTTCCGATCACTTCTTCAGGAGTAAAACTTTCTGCGATTCCGGAAACAACAGTTCTCACATCTACACCTGTATCAACTTTAAGTTTTAATAATTTATCTGCTTTTTCTACTTTTTCAGCCTCCAAAATAGTGGCTGTTCTCAAGTCGATTTTCGTAAAATCATCGAACTGTATTTCGTTTTTCATTGGGTTGGCGTTAGGATTTGTTTTTTTATTGCTTTGTTTGGTATTTTCAAGTTTCTGGATTTGAAAATCAATCACATCGTCTTCAATTTTTGAGAAAAGAAGAGACGATTCGTTGATCTGATGTCCGGTTTTAATTAAGATTTTTTCATTTTTAATGTCGCTCCAATTTAATTGTGAAACATTAAACATCTTCTGTAATTTTTCTGCACTGAAAGGTAAAAACGGTTCACAAATTTGGGCTAAACCAACTGCAATTTGTGCAGCGATGAAAAGTGAATTTGCCGCCTTCTCAGGATTGTCTTTAATGGTTTTCCAAGGTTCTTCAATTTGTAAATATTGATTTCCGAATCTTGCCAAATTCATCATTGAAGTCAAAGCATTTCTGAATTCGTAGTTTTCTAAAAAGGTTTCAACTTCTGTTGCTGCTTTTGTAATCTCGTTGAGTTCATCAGCATTTTCATTTCCTGAAGGAATAATTCCGTCATAGTATTTATGAATTAAAACAGCAACTCGGTTGATGAAGTTTCCGAAGATTCCAACTAATTCAGAATTATTCTTTGTCTGAAAATCCTTCCATGTAAAATTATTATCTTTCGTTTCCGGAGCTGAGGAAAGTAAAGCATAACGTAAAACATCTTGCTGTCCCGGGAATTCTTCAACATATTCATGAGCCCAAACCGCCCAGTTTCTTGAAGTTGAAATTTTATCGTTTTCAAGATTTAAAAATTCAAAAGCCGGAACGTTTTTAGGCATAATGTAATCGCCGTGAGCTTTCATCATCGCAGGGAAAATAATACAGTGGAAGACGATATTATCTTTTCCGATAAAATGAACCAAATCAGATTCTTCACTTTGCCAGTAATCTTTCCAGTCTTTTCCGTTTTTCTCTGCCCATTCTTTGGTGAAAGAAATATATCCGATCGGTGCATCAAACCACACATAAAGTACTTTTCCCTCTGCGTTTGGAAGCGGAACAGGAACGCCCCAGTTGAGATCTCTGGTCATGGCACGAGGTTTTAAACCGTCTGTTAACCAAGATTTTACCTGTCCATAAACATTTGGTTTCCAATCGTCTTTATGACCTTCGATAATCCATTCGTTTAGGAAATCTTCATATTCATTTAAAGGTAAATACCAGTTTTTTGTATCTTTTTTAATAGGAATATTTCCGCTCAACATTGATTTTGGATTAATCAGTTCAGAGGGAGAAAGGGTAGAACCACATCTCTCGCACTGATCTCCGTAAGCATTTTCGTTGCCGCAATTCGGGCATGTTCCTACAATATATCGGTCGGCTAAAAATTCATTTGCCTGCTCATCAAAATACTGTTCTGAAACTTCTTCAGTAAATTTTCCTTTGTCGTGTAGCGTTCTGAAAAAATCCTGGCTCGTCTGGTAATGCTTTTTAGAAGTTGTTCTGGAATATTCGTCAAAAGAAATACCCAGATCCGAAAAAGACTTTTTGATGACCTCATGGTATTGATCGACAATATTCTGTGGTGTAACACCTTCTTTTTTTGCTCTTATGGTAATAGGAATTCCGTGTTCATCTGAACCGCAGATAAAAGCAACATCTTTTCCAGATCTTCTCTGAAATCTTGCGTAAACATCTGCAGGAATATAAACACCCGCCAAATGCCCTATATGAACCGGTCCGTTTGCGTAAGGCAAAGCTGCCGTAATCATTTTTCTGTTTGACATTTATAGTATAGTTTTAAGTTTTGCAAAGATAAAGATTATTTAGTTAAATCTTTTTTTGACTTAGATGAATCTTAAATTACAAGAAAAAACACAAAAAGCCTATAATTTGTTAAACATACGTTTAATTTAATACGGTATGTTAACTATATGTTATGTAATGAATAATTTAGCGTAAAGTTTTGATAGATAAGAAACTAACTAATAATGATCTATCAATTTACATAATATTAACTTAATATTATAAAATTTTATGATAATTGTAAATTTTTTTTAAATTGCAAGACTGCTGTGGCAGTTTATTATCAAACAAAAAGAACTATATAAAAAATAATATTTGTGAAAAACTTTACGACGGTATTAAAAATTGCTCCTGCATTTTTATTGGCTAGTACAATAATGCAAGCGCAGACACAAGATTCTACAACCAAAGAGAAAGAAATTGAAGAGGTTGTATTAATCGGGTATGGGAAGCAAAAGAAATCAGACTTAACCGGAGCAATTACCTCCGTGACAGAGAAGGAATTTAATAAAGGAGCAATTGTTTCTGCAGATCAGCTGATTAATGGAAAAGCTCCTGGAGTGAGAATTACAAATTCCGGAGGTTCACCAGATTCTGCTCCAAATATTAGAATTAGGGGAGGGTCTTCAATCTCTGCACAAAACAACCCGTTAATAGTAATCGACGGTGTTCCTTTAGATTTTGTAAGTGCTGCCGGTTCAGCAAACCCTCTCAATTTAGTAAACCCAAATGATATTGAGTCTTTCTCAATATTGAAAGATGCTTCTGCTACTGCTATTTATGGTTCCAGAGCTTCAAATGGGGTAATTATAATTACTACAAAAAAAGGAGGAGGAAAATTAAAGGTTAACTTTAATACCAATGTATCAGTTGGTGAAGTAACAAAGTTTGCAGATGTAATGAATTCTAAAGATTTTGTTGATTATGTAAGTAAATATTTCCCGGAGAGTAGATGGAAACTTGGGGTTGGAGGAGTAGTAAGTTCTCCCACAACAACTGGGACAATTTACGATACTGATTGGCAAGATGCTATTTACAGAACTTCTGTATCAACTGACAATAACGTAAGTTTATCCGGAGCACTATTTGATAAAAAGTTGCCTGTTAGATTATCATTAGGATATAATAGAACTGAAGGTGTTGTTAAAACTAGTGATTACGAAAGATTTTCCGGAGCATTGAGATTTACACCTACATTATTTGACAAGCATTTAAAAATTGATGTCAACGCAAAGGGGATTATATCAGATTTAAATGCAATTGATCAAGATGCCGCTATTGGAGGAGCTATATCTATGGATCCTACTAAGCCAATCTATGTTTCTCAAACAGGCTTAAGCGGTAATCCTTACAATAGATTCGGCGGCTTTTATCAGAACACCGCTTTAGTAAGCAATCAGTATAATGCTATCGGACAATCAAATCCGCTTGCAGTTTTATTACAAAGAACCTCTCCTCAGAATATTAAAAAATTGTTAGGTAATGTAGAACTCGATTATAAAATGCATTTCTTACCTGAGTTGAGAGCGGTTGTAAATTTAGGAATAGAAACTTCAGAATCTAATTTAGAAACTGTTTTTGGTGATAACGCAATTCAGACCTACAGATTAGTAAACAAAGCATCTACACCTAATGATTATGTTTTTAATCCAGGAGTGAATTATCGTGAGAGACAAAACATTCTAAACAAGACATTAGATTCATATTTGGTATATGAAAAAAATTATTCGGGCTTTGTATCACACTTCCTTATTCAGGGAGGATATTCTTATCAAAGCTTTAGAAATGAGGGTCATAAAGATGAATTTAGATATAATAATGACACGGGAATAAGAGAAAGTTTTGTACAGTTCCCATTATTGAATCCGAACAACAACTATTATAATTTGACCAATCTTCAGTCTTTCATTGGAAGAACGAATATTGACTTGGTGAATAAGTATTTATTTACCGCCACGCTTAGAGCAGATGCTTCTTCTCTATTTAGAAAAGATATTAGATGGGGATACTTCCCTTCAGTTGCGTTTGCATGGAAAATTAATGAAGAAAGTTTCTTGAAAGACTCTAAAAGTGTAAGAGAGTTAAAACTGAGATTAGGATGGGGTCAAACAGGTCAGCAAGATATTACGCAAATTGCAGGATACTATCCATCGAGAGCTTTATTTCAGGAAGGAAATGCAGGTTCACAATATTTTCCAGGAATCGGAACTTACAGTGCAATACCATTTAATGATGAGCTTACTTGGGAGAAAGCTACAACTATGAACGCAGGTTTGGATTTCTCATTATTTAAGAATAATTTAATTACAGGTAGTTTAGATGTTTACCGCACTGAAACGAGTGATTTATTAGCTAAGGTTCCGTATCCGGCAGGGCAGTTTTTAACGAATGAATTTGTGCGAAATGTTGGAAGTACAGAAAACAATGGTGTAGAATTAAACCTAACTTTAAATCCGGTAAAAACAGACAATGTTACATGGAGTATTTCTGGTAATATGGGATATAATAAAGGTAAAGTCAAAAATTTAGATCAGTTAGAGTTGATTCAGGGTCAAGATGGTGGATTGCCAGTAGGTACTGGAAATATTTTAGCATACAACGCAGTAGGTTCTCAGCCTTTTTCTGCAAACGTTTATGAGCAAGTTTATGATAACGTCGGTAATCCTCTAGCGGGAGTTGTAGTAGACAGAAATAATGACGGAATCATTAACACAAAAGATAAGTACTTTACAGCAATAAGACCAAACTGGACGTATGGTTTCAGTACCTCTTTTAATTATAAAAAGTTTGATTTCAGTACTAGTTTAAGAGGTCAGATTGGTGGAAAAGTTTTTAATGCCAGAAAATTATCTCAAGGATACAGACAAAGTTCTGTACCACAAAATGGATTATCAGTTAATAACGCCAATTCTTATGCAGCGGTATCACCATTCGATAATATTACAGATACTGTAATTTATTCAGATTTCTTTTTAGAAGATGCTTCTTTCTTAAGAATGGATAATGCTACGTTAGGCTACTTAATCGAAAATGCTTTTAAAAATACTAATATAAGAGTTTACGCTTCGGTAAATAATGCTTTTGTAATCACAAAATACAAAGGCATGGATCCTGAAAACTTTAACGGTGTTGACAATAATTTTTATCCAAGACCACGAGTATATACTGTTGGTTTTAATCTTAACTTTTAATATACTACAATGAAAAATATAAAATTTAAATTACTTGCTTTAAGTACAGTACTATTATTAGCTACAAGTTCTTGTATTGGTGATTTGGATACAGAACCTAAATATGATTATACGTTAGAGCAACTTATTGCACAAGATCCCAATGCCGTAGAAGGTTTACTTTCTAGGTTATACGCAAGTTATGCATTATCAAGTGTAAGAGGATCTGGTGAATCAGATGTTGCAGGTGCTGATCCTGGAGAATCGCCGTTTATTAGAGGTCTCATCAATTTGGAAGATTTTACGGCAGACGGTATGAAAAACAGATGGGGAGATAATGGTCTAGATCAATTAACAACTACCTCAAACTGGACTGATAGTAATAAGTTCTTCAGATATGTTTATGATCGACTATATTACATCATTCCTCAGGCAACTAATTTGATTCTTATTTTAAACAAGGATGACGTAAATTATTCAAAGAAAGCAGAAGCAATTGGCGAACTAAAATTTTTAAGAGCTTTATCTTATTACTACATCATCGATTTATTCGGAAAAGGTGCATTAGTGACAGATGCTAATTTTGGAACAACAACTGCTCTTCCTCAGTCTTCAAGAACAGAATTGTTTAATTACGTAGAAAGCCAACTTATTGAGGCTGAGGCAGCATTACCAGAAACAAATTCTTATGGAAGAGCTAATAAAGCTACCGTTCAGTTTCTTTTAGCAAAATTATATCTAAACGCAGAAGTATATACGGGAACGAACAGATATAGTAATGCTGTTACGTACTTAAATAAAGTAATTGCGGGAGGTTACAGTCTTGAAAGTAATTTTTCTAAAAACTTTAGAACAGATAATAATACATCAAATGAAATTATATTTCCTTTGATCGCAGATGCAATTTCAAGTCAGAGTTTTGGAAATACAACTTACATTATCCAGGGTAGCCTTAGCATAGAAACAATGACACCACAAACCTATGGTTCTGTGGGTCCAGATGCAGGTGCATGGGCAGGCCACAGAGCTACTAAAGCCTGGTATGGTTTATTTGGAAACTCTGCGGCGGCGCTTACTGCAAGTACAGATCAGAGAGCAAAATTGTTTTGGACTACAGGTCACAGCTATGAAATGACTGATTACAAAGTATGGAAAGATGGATATCCATCTGTAAAATTCCAAAACGTAAATACTGCAGGCAACGGTACTTCGTCATTGTTTGTTTCTACAGATTTTCCTTTATTCAGACTAAGTGATGCATATCTAATGTATGCTGAATGTGCGGTTAGAGGTGCTGCGGGAGCAGATATGGCATTAGCTCAGACCTATTTTAATCAAGTTAGAAACAGATCAAATGCTGGGAATCTTACATTGTCACTTCAAAATATTTTGGACGAAAGAGGGAGAGAGCTTAATTTGGAAGGAGTTAGAAGACAAGATTTAATTAGATTTGGAAAATTTACCGGAGGTTCTTACTTATGGCCATGGAAAGGAGGCTCGAAAGATGGTACATCAATTTCTGATAACTACAAGCTTTTCCCTATTCCGGCAACAGCGTTGCAGTCTAATCCTAATTTGACACAAAATCCTGGTTATTAATAACTAAAATTATTCAGAATGAAAAATATATTTAAAATATTTCTTTTGGGTGTAATAGCATCTTTTATTATTTCTTGCCAACAAGATGATGATAAAGCAATGCTTAATAATACATCTCAAAGTACTTTATCAGTAAATAAAACATCTATAGTTTTAGATGAAACCATTGCAGATCAGGCGGCACTTATATTCACATATAAAAATCCTACTTTCAGTCCGGCTGTACAGTTTACGAATGCTGTTGAGTTCGCTGTTGCAGGAACTAATTTTAATCCTAGTACAACGCGGGATGTTGCTATGGATCAAAATACATTTTCTTTAACACATCTTCAACTTAATAATATTTTGGCTGATTTAAGTATTGCGCCAAATTCATTAAAAACAATTGAAGTTAGATTAAAATCAAATGTAAACACTGTTACTCCGTTTCATTCAAATGTTTTAACAGTGAGTATGACGGGTTATACGCCTAATCCAGATCTTATTTTTCCCAAAATCAATGTTCCTGGAGGATACGCTGGAGCAGCGGGCTATGCAGACTGGACGCCTGCTAATGCACCAAACTTATTCTCACCTGGAAAAAACAGTCAATATAGAGGATTTATATATGTAAATGCTTCAAATAGTGAATACAAGTTCACCATCAATCAGGATTGGGCAGGAGATAAAGGAGATGACGGCACATTGACAGGTAAGCTTGTTGAAACCGGTGAACAAAATATTAAAGCTGCCACCGCAGGTGCATATTACGTAAAAGTAGATTGGACTGCGAATACATATTCGTCCATTCTTGCAAACTTTGGAGTAATTGGAGATGCCACTCCAACAGGATGGAATTCGGATACAGATTTTGTCTACAATCCAACGACTAAGACCTACGTAATTAATTCAATTGCACTAAACAGCACCGGAGTATTCAAATTTAGAGCAAATGATGACTGGCAACTAAAATTCCAGCCAGCGAGTGTTGATCAGACTTTATCTTCAGGAACAGGAGTGCAGTCTTTCATGAGTTCAGAAGGAACTGTAACTGGTGATCCTGCTTACAAAGTTGGTGCGGCCGGTAATTATAAAATTGAATTGGATTTACACAATGCAGCTTATTATAAGCTAACTGTCACAAAATTGTAAAATATATCTTATTTAACAACAAAAACTGTTGCTTTACAGCAGCAGTTTTTTTATTTTTAAAGTTTATAATAAATCTAACATGAAGAAACTGACAACCGGAGCATTTTTGCTCTCAATGATGTTTGGAGTTGCCAATGCACAATCTATAAAATCGCCAGACGGAAAATTCGAGATGGATTTTCAGTTGAAGAATGGCGTACCTTATTACAATCTAAAATTTAACGGCAAAACGGTAGTTGAAGATTCAAAATTGGGATTAAGAATTTTTAAAGATTCTTCTATTAAATTTGCTTCAGAAATTGCAAAACCCGAAGATGCCAAATTCGATTTGAACAGCGGATTTACTAAAACAGCAGAAAAAACAGATTCAAAAAACGAAACCTGGCAGCCAATTTTAGGAGAAAAGAAAAATTATATCAATCATTATAATGAATTGGCGGTTACGCTTAATCAGGCAAGTACTGATCGAAGCATCATCGTGAAATTCAGATTGTTTAATGACGGATTAGGATTTAGATATGAATTTCCTCAACAGAAGAATTTAAACTATTTTGTAATTCGCGAAGAAGATTCTGAGATCGATTTTCCTTCAGATATGAAAGCCTGGTGGATGGTTGCAGATTACGATTCTCAGGAATATCAATATCAGGAAACAAAAGTTTCGGAAATTCCGGGAAGATGGGCAAAAGCTGCTGATGCCAATGCATCACAAACTTTAATTAAAAATGCAGTACAGTCTCCTCTGATGTTGAAAGTCGAAGGGAAAACTCCTTTGTACATAAACGTTGCAGAAGCGGCGGTACTAGATTATCCGGCTTCTCATCTTGAAGTTGATGCTCAGAATTTTAAATTTAAAACTCATCTTACAGCCGACAGACAGGGCGCAAAAGGATATATGCAGACTCCGATGGTAACGCCGTGGAGAACGATTATCGTTGCTCCTAAAGCTGAAGACGTGATGGATTCTAAGATGATTTTCAATCTTAATGAACCTACAAAATATACTGACACTTCTTACATTCACCCTACAAAATATATGGGAGTTTGGTGGGAAATGATCATCGGAAAATCTCAATGGGCTTACGGACAGCCGGAATCTAATGTACGTCTTGGCGAAACAGATTTTTCAAAGCTCAAACCCAACGGAAATCATGGAGCCAACAATACAAAAGTAAAAGATTATATCGATTTTGCTTCAGAAAATGGTTTTCAGGGGCTTCTGATTGAAGGTTGGAATGTTGGTTGGGAAGACTGGTTCGGTCGCTCAAAAGAATATGTTTTTGATTTCATTACGCCTTACCCCGATTTTGATATCAAAATGTTAAACGAATATGCTCATTCTAAGGGAATTAAACTGATTATGCACCACGAAACTTCAGGTTCTGCAACGAACTATGAAAGATGGGCAGATAAAGCTTTTCAGTTGATGAACAAATACGGATATGATGCGGTGAAAACGGGTTACGTAGGTGACGTTATTCCTAGAGGAGAGCATCACTATTCTCAGTGGATGATCAATCATTACTATAGAATTGCCGAAAAAGCAAATGAATATAAAGTGATGGTCAATTCTCATGAATCGGTTCGTCCCACAGGTGAAAGCCGTACCTATCCGAACTATATTTCTGCCGAGGCAGCTCGTGGAACAGAGTACGAAGCTTTTGGAGGTAACAATCCCGATCATCAGACAATTCTACCTTTCACAAGATGGATGGGAGGTTCTATGGACTATACTCCCGGAATTTTTCAGACCAAATTAGATTATTATTTCCCTGGAGATAAGCGTTTTGTGAAAACTACTTTGGCAAAACAGTTGGCTCTCTACGTTACGATGTACATGCCGCTTCAGATGGCTGCCGATTTACCGGAGAATTACAAAAAGCATATGGATGCTTTCCAGTTTATCAAAGATGTAGCAGCAGATTGGGACGATACCAAAATTTTATCGGCTGAGCCTGGAGATTATGTTGTTACGGCAAGAAAAGCAAAAGGAACAGAAAACTGGTTCGTAGGAGGAATTACCGATGAAAACAAACGCGAATATACCGTAGATTTCTCTTTCCTGGATAAAGGTAAAAAGTATGAAGCGACATTTTACGAAGACGGAAAAGATGCAGATTACATAGACAATCCGCAAAGCTACAATATCTATAAAAAACAGATTACAAGCAAGTCGAAAATTCCTTTTAAAATGGTACGAAGTGGCGGTTTTGCCATCACAATCAAACCTGTGAAATAAAAAAATTCCCCTTTTTTGAAAGGGTGTATTTTGAGCGCAGCGGGAAAGACGGGATAGTTTTTACGCAATTTTTTTAAGCAGCTATTTCCCGCTCTCCGCTAAATCTTTTGTTCCGCTCCGCTACACAAAAGGATGCCGCTGCGATCGGGGCTAGGTGAGACTTCCATTATATAAAACTTTGTCAGGGCTTAAAAGCTTTGGCAAAGTTTTTTTTTGTAAATTGAAATCTTAAAATTTTCACCAATGAAGTTGATGACGACGGTATTCAACAAGCAGAATATTTTTCTTCTCTTGTTGATCTTAATGGTCTTGATGGCAAAATTAGTTCCTTTTCACGTATCTTATAATCAGTACTTTAATCTTGCAGGTTTTATCGATTGGGGAATTGCGGGTATTTTCCTTCTTTACGGGTTAAAATTAAATTTAAAAGAAGTAGTTAAAGACGTTTCCAACTGGAAACTTCATCTCCTCATCCAGTCCGGAACATTCATAATTTTTCCGTTATTGGTGTTGGTTTTCTATCCTTTCATCAAACATTCTGAGTACTACAATATCTGGCTTTCCGTATTTTTTCTGGCAAGTCTGCCCTCAACGGTTTCTTCTTCTGTGGTTATGGTTTCTATTGCAAAAGGAAACGTAACTTCAGCAATTTTCAATGCATCCATTTCAGGGATTATCGGAATTTTGATGACGCCACTTTTGATGAGCTTTTTCCTTAATTCAAACTCAGAAAATGGAGATCAGAGCGAAATTATTCAGCAATTATTACTCAAAGTTTTACTTCCGATTATTCTCGGAGTGGTTTTAAATCCGTTTCTTAAAAAATGGGTAGCAAAATACTCAAATATTATAGCAGAATTTGACAGATTGATTATTCTTTTAATTGTGTATGAGAGCTTTTCTACAGCATTTATTCAAAATATTTTTGTTTCTGTTCCTTCAGTCGTTTTCCTCATTTTGGCTTTAAGTGTTGTCTTTTTATTTTTCACAGTCTACTATATCTTAAAATTCATTTCATCCAAATTAAAATTTAAACCTAAAGATATTATTACCACAACATTTTGCGGATCAAAAAAATCTCTCGTTCACGGAAGTCTTTTCCTCTTGGTTTTAGGAATTCCTGATGATCAGAAAGTACTTTTTCTGCTTCCCGTCATGATTTATCATAGTTTTCAATTGTTCTATGTCAGTTGGCTTGCCAATAAAATTGCAAAAAGATCGAGCAATGTTGAGGTGTGAAAAATATATTTGATTATCTTTAAATTTATGAATTTTATTTCCGAAAAAAATTAGCCTTAAATTTTAATAAATGAAAAAAATATACACAATTTTTGCCTTATCTGCGGCCTCAGTTGCTTTCGCCCAGATTCAGAAAGTAGAGCCTGCGTTCTGGTGGAAAGGAATGAAAAATCCGGAACTCCAGATTTTGGTTTACGGAAAAGATATTGCCAATAATGAAATCGAGCTTTCAGACGGAATCAAACCGAAAGGTATTCAAAAGGTTGAAAACCCAAATTATGTTTTTGTTATGATAAATACAGACGAAATCACGGTTCCACAATTTAAGATCAATTTAAAAAAGGGGAAGAAAAACATTGGTTCGTACACTTACGAATTGAAACAGAGAAATCCGAATTCTGCCAGCCGCGAATCTTTTTCTTCAAAAGATCTCATGTATCTCATCATGCCCGATCGTTTTGCCAATGGTGATGAAAAAAATGATTCTACGCCAGATTTAATCGAAGAAGCAAACCGCAGTCTGCCAAACGGAAGACATGGCGGAGATTTAAAAGGAATTATCAATAATCTCGATTATATTCAAAATCTGGGTGCAACCGCAGTTTGGCTGACTCCCGTAAATCAAGACAACGAAAAAGCATATACATACCACGGTTACGCACAGACTGATTTGTATAAAATCGACAGCCGTT
It contains:
- a CDS encoding SusC/RagA family TonB-linked outer membrane protein; the protein is MKNFTTVLKIAPAFLLASTIMQAQTQDSTTKEKEIEEVVLIGYGKQKKSDLTGAITSVTEKEFNKGAIVSADQLINGKAPGVRITNSGGSPDSAPNIRIRGGSSISAQNNPLIVIDGVPLDFVSAAGSANPLNLVNPNDIESFSILKDASATAIYGSRASNGVIIITTKKGGGKLKVNFNTNVSVGEVTKFADVMNSKDFVDYVSKYFPESRWKLGVGGVVSSPTTTGTIYDTDWQDAIYRTSVSTDNNVSLSGALFDKKLPVRLSLGYNRTEGVVKTSDYERFSGALRFTPTLFDKHLKIDVNAKGIISDLNAIDQDAAIGGAISMDPTKPIYVSQTGLSGNPYNRFGGFYQNTALVSNQYNAIGQSNPLAVLLQRTSPQNIKKLLGNVELDYKMHFLPELRAVVNLGIETSESNLETVFGDNAIQTYRLVNKASTPNDYVFNPGVNYRERQNILNKTLDSYLVYEKNYSGFVSHFLIQGGYSYQSFRNEGHKDEFRYNNDTGIRESFVQFPLLNPNNNYYNLTNLQSFIGRTNIDLVNKYLFTATLRADASSLFRKDIRWGYFPSVAFAWKINEESFLKDSKSVRELKLRLGWGQTGQQDITQIAGYYPSRALFQEGNAGSQYFPGIGTYSAIPFNDELTWEKATTMNAGLDFSLFKNNLITGSLDVYRTETSDLLAKVPYPAGQFLTNEFVRNVGSTENNGVELNLTLNPVKTDNVTWSISGNMGYNKGKVKNLDQLELIQGQDGGLPVGTGNILAYNAVGSQPFSANVYEQVYDNVGNPLAGVVVDRNNDGIINTKDKYFTAIRPNWTYGFSTSFNYKKFDFSTSLRGQIGGKVFNARKLSQGYRQSSVPQNGLSVNNANSYAAVSPFDNITDTVIYSDFFLEDASFLRMDNATLGYLIENAFKNTNIRVYASVNNAFVITKYKGMDPENFNGVDNNFYPRPRVYTVGFNLNF
- a CDS encoding class I SAM-dependent methyltransferase, with protein sequence MKDLMGSAIWDYFHNGNTEDLQTETSISELDELPVDYLFRDFEEMNKIEQKALKFAFGKVLDIGAGAGSHSLYLQNEKNLDVTALDISPKSIEVCQLRGIQKAVAQNMLEFSGETFDTILLLMNGTGIFQSLNVIDIYLQKLHSLLNKNGQILIDSTDILYMFDTDDDGGVLIPANGYYGELDYVVHYKGDSEDPIKWLYLDFNTLQNAAVNNGFKIEMILKDEDSYLARLTKN
- the metG gene encoding methionine--tRNA ligase, which gives rise to MSNRKMITAALPYANGPVHIGHLAGVYIPADVYARFQRRSGKDVAFICGSDEHGIPITIRAKKEGVTPQNIVDQYHEVIKKSFSDLGISFDEYSRTTSKKHYQTSQDFFRTLHDKGKFTEEVSEQYFDEQANEFLADRYIVGTCPNCGNENAYGDQCERCGSTLSPSELINPKSMLSGNIPIKKDTKNWYLPLNEYEDFLNEWIIEGHKDDWKPNVYGQVKSWLTDGLKPRAMTRDLNWGVPVPLPNAEGKVLYVWFDAPIGYISFTKEWAEKNGKDWKDYWQSEESDLVHFIGKDNIVFHCIIFPAMMKAHGDYIMPKNVPAFEFLNLENDKISTSRNWAVWAHEYVEEFPGQQDVLRYALLSSAPETKDNNFTWKDFQTKNNSELVGIFGNFINRVAVLIHKYYDGIIPSGNENADELNEITKAATEVETFLENYEFRNALTSMMNLARFGNQYLQIEEPWKTIKDNPEKAANSLFIAAQIAVGLAQICEPFLPFSAEKLQKMFNVSQLNWSDIKNEKILIKTGHQINESSLLFSKIEDDVIDFQIQKLENTKQSNKKTNPNANPMKNEIQFDDFTKIDLRTATILEAEKVEKADKLLKLKVDTGVDVRTVVSGIAESFTPEEVIGKQVMILLNLAPRKIRGIESQGMLLLTTKADGKLSFVTPDETVENGIEIG